A stretch of the Leguminivora glycinivorella isolate SPB_JAAS2020 chromosome 2, LegGlyc_1.1, whole genome shotgun sequence genome encodes the following:
- the LOC125238762 gene encoding serine/arginine repetitive matrix protein 1-like: protein MERCKLVSLLAAWRYHRGVCPSARRPPLAITAVPSVHRPAARRPPPAARRSLSPRYHLSTAAPLAARNHRSLLAITAVPSVHWPAARRPPLTITAVSSVHRRAARPSQSPLATRYHRGALSPLARRPPPAARYHRGIICPPPRRSPLAITARYSLSPRCPQSIGPPPAARRSLSPRYHLSTAAPLAPRNHRSLLAITAVPSVHWPAARRPPLAITAVSSVHRRAARRSQSPLATRYHRGALSPLARRPPPAAHYNRGIICPPPRRSPLAITARYSLSPRCPQSIGPPPAARYHRGAICPSFRRLLSPRCHLTVCGDFNRK from the exons atggag CGCTGCAAACTTGTATCCCTACTGGCTGCTTGGCGTTATCATCGCGGTGTCTGTCCATCggcccgccgcccgccgctcGCTATCACCGCGGTGCCCTCAGTCCATCggcccgccgcccgccgcccgccgcctgCCGCCCGCCGCTCGCTATCACCGCGGTATCATCTGTCCAccgccgcgccgctcgccgctcgcAATCACCGCTCGCTACTCGCTATCACCGCGGTGCCCTCAGTCCATTggcccgccgcccgccgcccgccgctcACTATAACCGCGGTATCATCTGTCCACCGCCGCGCCGCTCGCCCCTCGCAATCACCGCTCGCTACTCGCTATCACCGCGGTGCCCTCAGTCCATTggcccgccgcccgccgcccgccgctcGCTATCACCGCGGTATCATCTGTCCACCGCCGCGCCGCTCGCCCCTCGCAATCACCGCTCGCTACTCGCTATCACCGCGGTGCCCTCAGTCCATTggcccgccgcccgccgcccgccgctcGCTATCACCGCGGTATCATCTGTCCACCGCCGCGCCGCTCGCCCCTCGCAATCACCGCTCGCTACTCGCTATCACCGCGGTGCCCTCAGTCCATTggcccgccgcccgccgcccgccgctcGCTATCACCGCGGTATCATCTGTCCAccgccgcgccgctcgccgctcgcAATCACCGCTCGCTACTCGCTATCACCGCGGTGCCCTCAGTCCATTggcccgccgcccgccgcccgccgctcACTATAACCGCGGTATCATCTGTCCACCGCCGCGCCGCTCGCCCCTCGCAATCACCGCTCGCTACTCGCTATCACCGCGGTGCCCTCAGTCCATTggcccgccgcccgccgctcGCTATCACCGCGGTGCCATCTGTCCATCGTTCCGCCGATTGCTATCACCACGGTGTCATCTGACCGTTTGTGGTGACTTCAACAGAAAG TGA